A genome region from Pseudomonas pergaminensis includes the following:
- a CDS encoding zinc-binding metallopeptidase family protein: protein MFRYFEQLSSRIAAPFVAGSSRDSKVWQCRCGQSLFFRNSQCLACQALLGYQPQQARLDSLRPGPVEGTWLQDGNLDAGAFRRCANLDTPAACNWLIPAHSTAPLCVACSLNRTIPDLSIVENHERWRKVETAKRRLVAQLISLGLQVVPKSVDEDNGLAFDFVGIDLEGNAPMTGHANGLITLDIKEADDAHREKVRVQMREPYRTLLGHFRHEVGHYYWDRLIANTHWLEPFRALFGDERASYAEALDQHYQNGPRPDWQQTCVSAYATMHPWEDWAETWAHYLHMMDAVDTALGFGMSAREMDLDYQPFPLSTLYDPEHPGGAAFLSFVNAWIELAGMLNELSRSMGQPDFYPFVLPPAVIAKLHFIHLVIQEEGGRADEAVTL, encoded by the coding sequence ATGTTTCGCTACTTCGAGCAACTCAGTTCGCGCATTGCCGCACCGTTCGTGGCCGGCTCGTCTCGTGACAGCAAGGTCTGGCAGTGCCGTTGCGGCCAATCCCTGTTCTTTCGCAACAGCCAGTGCCTGGCCTGCCAGGCGCTGCTGGGCTACCAACCCCAACAAGCCAGGTTGGACTCCCTGCGGCCCGGCCCGGTGGAAGGCACCTGGTTGCAAGATGGCAACCTCGACGCCGGCGCTTTCCGTCGCTGCGCCAACCTCGACACGCCGGCCGCCTGCAATTGGCTGATTCCGGCTCACAGCACCGCGCCGCTGTGCGTGGCCTGCAGCCTCAATCGCACCATCCCTGACCTGTCGATCGTAGAAAATCATGAGCGCTGGCGCAAAGTCGAAACCGCCAAGCGCCGCTTGGTCGCGCAATTGATCAGCCTTGGCCTGCAAGTCGTGCCCAAGAGTGTCGACGAAGACAACGGTCTGGCTTTCGACTTCGTCGGTATCGACCTGGAGGGCAACGCGCCGATGACGGGCCACGCGAATGGCTTGATCACCCTCGACATCAAGGAAGCCGACGACGCCCACCGTGAAAAGGTGCGCGTACAAATGCGCGAACCCTACCGCACGCTGCTCGGTCACTTTCGCCATGAGGTAGGCCACTATTACTGGGATCGCCTGATCGCGAATACCCACTGGCTCGAACCGTTTCGCGCCCTGTTCGGCGACGAACGCGCCAGTTACGCCGAAGCCCTCGATCAGCATTATCAAAACGGCCCGCGCCCTGACTGGCAGCAAACCTGCGTCAGCGCCTACGCCACCATGCACCCCTGGGAAGACTGGGCCGAAACCTGGGCCCATTACCTGCACATGATGGACGCCGTCGACACCGCCCTCGGCTTTGGCATGAGCGCCCGCGAGATGGACCTGGATTACCAACCCTTCCCCCTCAGCACGCTCTACGACCCCGAGCACCCCGGCGGCGCGGCGTTCCTGTCGTTCGTCAACGCCTGGATTGAACTGGCCGGCATGCTCAACGAACTGTCACGTAGCATGGGCCAGCCGGATTTCTATCCTTTCGTGCTGCCTCCGGCGGTAATCGCCAAGCTGCACTTCATCCACCTGGTGATCCAGGAGGAAGGTGGCCGCGCAGACGAAGCCGTCACCCTGTAG
- a CDS encoding AAA family ATPase, with protein MQPEHFDLSSPVFLPVTQETCTALLGADGAKALTGLSDPELAAVLVIQNLAQAVEKDLTCAGAERILTKLIDWAVDAPAGGAATLLSEAQRLFDPRKLYFGFNALKTVNLRLLSAEEVAARDYLLPSGKWDIGYKVRHLRSNDPFSQQMITPRQRERWLSPAQDKLVRTFRANLNEDLHVQGYAGIGKSHLLGALMECLRPAQTLILARTGAKLATLRERMGLAKDSKTGSTFAAFAKALLQGQRPAAQATPTRLPGKHEVSQTLNIHGWRGHDGAATLDICLKVLDSYCHSNHHSLSARHLPHFKQALSSVDAQALLEYSSRLWTYLDANPQWAGQTAFAALLLIKRASLDGCVVPPRYTHVLIDESQDIPPSLLQIIERGRQVLITLGDEYQLASGEVVRRKREVRHTDISYSVRSGRNVERLVNPLISVHSQKGKTPFEGARDADVGIEHYPQGFVPPEGCVVLTASHWDTMKWAIQLQQANCPFGFPNNAAQQDLQRFMTSVIALFKPQFYSNEHSDNGPHAYFSDMDDWQQVRDASQFDEAFLWVESELEKGFNVADITRLNRLGGVPGKRCLLMLAEEAGGMEFDRVLLTPELLTNVKFKDAYAFDQRLCAVYIAISRARMQLYLPYDVVEWIDFHTYQKTREFHGY; from the coding sequence ATGCAACCGGAACACTTTGATTTATCCAGCCCCGTCTTCCTGCCTGTCACGCAGGAAACTTGCACGGCGCTGCTTGGCGCGGACGGTGCCAAGGCCCTGACCGGCCTGTCGGACCCGGAGCTGGCCGCCGTGCTGGTCATCCAGAACCTGGCCCAGGCCGTGGAAAAAGACCTGACCTGTGCCGGCGCCGAGCGCATCCTGACCAAGCTGATCGACTGGGCGGTCGACGCGCCGGCAGGGGGCGCCGCGACCTTGCTGTCCGAAGCCCAGCGGCTGTTCGATCCGCGCAAGCTGTACTTCGGCTTCAATGCGCTCAAAACCGTCAACCTGCGGCTGCTGTCGGCTGAAGAAGTCGCGGCGCGCGATTACCTGCTGCCGTCGGGTAAATGGGATATCGGCTACAAGGTCCGCCACCTGCGCAGCAATGACCCGTTCAGCCAGCAGATGATCACGCCCCGGCAGCGCGAGCGCTGGCTCAGCCCGGCCCAGGACAAACTGGTGCGCACCTTCCGCGCCAACCTGAACGAAGACCTGCATGTGCAAGGCTACGCGGGCATCGGCAAGAGCCACCTGCTCGGCGCCTTGATGGAGTGCCTGCGGCCGGCCCAAACCTTGATACTGGCGCGTACTGGAGCAAAACTCGCGACCCTGCGTGAACGCATGGGACTGGCCAAGGACAGCAAGACCGGTTCGACCTTTGCTGCCTTCGCCAAGGCGCTGTTGCAGGGGCAACGGCCCGCCGCGCAGGCCACACCCACTCGGTTGCCCGGCAAACACGAAGTGTCGCAGACCCTGAATATCCACGGCTGGCGTGGTCACGATGGCGCGGCAACGCTTGATATCTGCCTGAAGGTGCTCGACAGCTACTGCCACTCCAACCATCACAGCCTGTCGGCCAGGCATTTGCCGCATTTCAAGCAAGCCTTGTCCAGCGTGGACGCCCAGGCGTTGCTGGAGTATTCCAGCCGGTTGTGGACGTATCTGGACGCCAACCCGCAGTGGGCCGGTCAGACGGCCTTCGCAGCCCTGTTGCTGATCAAGCGCGCAAGCCTCGATGGATGCGTGGTGCCGCCCCGATACACCCATGTGCTGATCGATGAAAGCCAGGACATTCCACCCTCGTTGTTGCAGATCATCGAACGCGGCCGCCAGGTGTTGATTACCCTTGGCGATGAGTACCAATTGGCCAGCGGTGAGGTGGTCAGGCGCAAGCGCGAAGTCCGGCACACCGACATCAGTTACTCGGTGCGTTCGGGCCGCAACGTCGAGCGCCTGGTCAACCCGTTGATCAGCGTGCATTCGCAGAAGGGCAAGACGCCCTTCGAAGGCGCGCGGGATGCCGACGTCGGTATCGAGCACTACCCCCAGGGCTTCGTGCCGCCCGAAGGCTGCGTGGTGTTGACCGCTTCCCATTGGGACACCATGAAGTGGGCGATTCAGTTGCAGCAAGCCAACTGCCCGTTCGGGTTCCCCAACAACGCGGCGCAGCAGGACCTGCAACGCTTTATGACCAGCGTTATCGCCTTGTTCAAGCCGCAGTTCTACAGCAACGAGCACAGTGACAACGGCCCCCACGCGTATTTCAGCGACATGGACGACTGGCAGCAGGTGCGCGATGCCAGCCAATTCGATGAGGCGTTCCTGTGGGTCGAAAGTGAGCTGGAAAAAGGCTTCAACGTCGCCGATATCACGCGCTTGAACCGGCTGGGTGGCGTGCCTGGCAAGCGATGCCTGCTGATGCTGGCGGAGGAGGCGGGCGGCATGGAGTTCGACCGGGTGCTGCTGACGCCCGAACTGCTGACCAACGTGAAGTTCAAGGACGCCTACGCGTTCGACCAGCGGCTGTGCGCGGTGTACATCGCCATTTCCCGGGCGCGGATGCAGCTTTACCTGCCTTACGACGTGGTCGAGTGGATTGATTTCCACACCTACCAGAAAACCCGTGAATTCCACGGTTACTGA
- the ligA gene encoding NAD-dependent DNA ligase LigA — protein sequence MTAAHTRILELRAELDQHNYRYHVLDEPSIPDAEYDRLFHELKALEAEHPDLVTRDSPTQRVGSAALSAFTQVRHEIPMLSLGNAFDEATMLEFDRRVTEGLDLPVGDLFGGGAAVEYSCEPKLDGLAVSLLYQDGELVRGATRGDGTTGEDISVNVRTVRNIPLKLHGSGWPATLEVRGEVFMSKAGFERLNASQLEVGGKTFANPRNAAAGSLRQLDSKITASRPLEFCCYGVTTDISDTHIGNLQQLKKWGMPISHELKLAKGIQDCLDYYRDIGERRNSLPYEIDGVVFKVNSIASQRELGFRAREPRWAIAHKFPAMEELTELLDVEFQVGRTGAVTPVARLKPVKVAGVTVSNATLHNMDEVARLGLMIGDTVIIRRAGDVIPQVVSVVAERRPENARAVQIPESCPVCGSHVERTQLVKRSKGKETVSEGAVYRCVGRLACGAQLKQAIIHFVSRRAMDIDGLGDKTIEQLVDEKLIGSPADLYKLKYEQIIDLEGFADISSKKLITAIENSKTPTLARFIYALGIPDVGEETAKVLARSLASLERVQKALPEVLTYLPDVGLEVAHEIHSFFEDSHNQDVIGALLSPQECALQLQDQGELSAEFAASTTLGGLLDKLHVPSVGPGAAQKLADKFVTLEGVIKADWLDMRQALPEKQAKAVREFFDNADNANHALAIEQQLKDFGMHWLSEKKVVEGLPEAGHTWVLTGSLELMSRDVAKDKLESLGAKVAGSVSAKTHCVVAGPGAGSKLAKANELGLKVLDEEAFVAFLAKHNITV from the coding sequence ATGACCGCCGCCCACACCCGCATCCTCGAACTGCGCGCTGAACTGGATCAGCACAACTACCGTTACCATGTCCTCGACGAGCCGAGCATCCCGGACGCCGAGTACGACCGGCTGTTCCACGAGCTCAAGGCCCTGGAAGCCGAGCACCCGGACCTGGTCACGCGCGATTCGCCGACACAGCGGGTCGGCAGTGCGGCGTTGTCGGCGTTCACCCAGGTGAGGCACGAGATTCCGATGCTCAGCCTCGGTAACGCCTTTGATGAAGCCACCATGCTTGAGTTTGATCGCCGGGTCACCGAAGGCCTCGACCTGCCGGTGGGTGATCTGTTCGGGGGCGGCGCGGCCGTTGAGTACAGCTGCGAACCGAAACTGGATGGTCTGGCGGTCAGCCTGTTGTATCAGGACGGCGAACTGGTACGCGGCGCCACCCGAGGCGACGGCACCACCGGCGAAGACATCAGCGTCAACGTGCGCACCGTGCGCAATATTCCGTTGAAACTGCACGGCAGCGGTTGGCCAGCGACCCTGGAAGTGCGTGGCGAAGTGTTCATGTCCAAGGCCGGTTTCGAACGGCTCAACGCCTCGCAACTGGAGGTCGGCGGCAAGACTTTCGCCAACCCGCGCAACGCGGCGGCGGGCAGCTTGCGCCAACTGGACTCGAAGATCACCGCCAGTCGCCCGTTGGAATTCTGCTGCTACGGTGTCACCACCGACATCAGTGACACCCATATCGGCAACCTGCAACAACTGAAGAAATGGGGCATGCCGATCAGCCATGAGCTGAAACTCGCCAAGGGGATCCAGGATTGTCTGGACTACTACCGTGACATCGGCGAACGGCGTAACAGCCTGCCGTATGAAATCGACGGCGTGGTGTTCAAGGTCAACAGCATTGCTTCGCAGCGCGAACTGGGCTTCCGCGCCCGCGAACCGCGCTGGGCCATCGCGCATAAATTCCCGGCCATGGAAGAGCTGACCGAACTGCTCGACGTGGAATTCCAGGTCGGCCGCACCGGCGCTGTCACGCCGGTGGCGCGGCTCAAGCCGGTCAAGGTCGCGGGTGTGACCGTGTCCAACGCTACCTTGCATAACATGGATGAAGTCGCGCGCCTGGGCCTGATGATCGGCGACACCGTGATCATCCGCCGCGCCGGCGATGTGATCCCGCAGGTGGTCTCCGTGGTGGCCGAGCGCCGCCCGGAAAACGCCCGCGCCGTGCAGATCCCCGAGAGCTGTCCGGTGTGCGGCTCCCACGTGGAGCGCACGCAACTGGTCAAGCGCAGCAAGGGCAAGGAAACCGTCAGCGAAGGCGCGGTGTACCGCTGCGTCGGCCGCCTGGCCTGTGGTGCGCAGCTCAAGCAGGCGATCATTCATTTCGTCTCGCGTCGCGCCATGGACATCGACGGCCTGGGCGACAAGACCATCGAGCAGTTGGTGGATGAAAAACTCATCGGCTCGCCCGCAGACCTCTACAAGCTCAAGTACGAGCAGATCATCGACCTGGAAGGCTTCGCCGACATCTCCAGCAAGAAGCTGATCACCGCCATCGAAAACAGCAAGACCCCGACCCTGGCACGGTTTATCTACGCCCTGGGCATTCCCGACGTGGGCGAGGAGACGGCCAAGGTGCTGGCGCGCTCGCTGGCCTCCCTGGAGCGTGTGCAGAAGGCCTTGCCGGAAGTGCTGACGTACTTGCCGGACGTGGGCCTGGAAGTGGCGCACGAGATTCACAGCTTCTTCGAGGACAGCCACAACCAGGACGTGATCGGCGCGCTGCTGTCGCCGCAGGAATGCGCCTTGCAGCTGCAGGATCAGGGCGAGCTGAGCGCCGAGTTCGCCGCCAGTACCACCCTGGGTGGCTTGCTCGACAAGCTGCACGTACCGAGCGTCGGCCCCGGCGCGGCGCAGAAGCTGGCGGACAAATTCGTCACCCTTGAAGGCGTGATCAAGGCCGACTGGCTGGATATGCGCCAAGCCCTGCCCGAGAAGCAGGCCAAGGCCGTGCGCGAGTTCTTCGATAATGCAGACAACGCCAACCACGCCCTGGCCATCGAGCAGCAGCTCAAGGACTTCGGCATGCACTGGCTGAGCGAGAAGAAAGTCGTGGAAGGTTTGCCTGAAGCAGGGCACACCTGGGTGCTCACCGGTTCCCTGGAGCTGATGAGCCGTGACGTGGCCAAGGACAAGCTCGAAAGCCTCGGTGCCAAGGTGGCGGGTTCCGTCTCGGCGAAGACCCACTGCGTAGTGGCGGGGCCAGGCGCCGGTTCGAAACTGGCCAAGGCCAACGAGTTGGGCCTGAAGGTATTGGACGAAGAGGCTTTCGTCGCCTTCCTCGCCAAGCACAACATCACTGTCTGA